CTCCCAGGTTGATGCTGCCTGAGTGGTCGAGGTCGGCCGTCACGGGCTCCCGGAGAACGGCGATGACCAGGCCGAACCGGGGAAGATGGACCTCAAGGTAGGGAAGAGAATCGCCATTGCCCCGGGATGACCAGGCAGTGGCGGTGGTCCATACCCCAACCACCACAAGGAGCGTGCCGCCCAGGCCTGATGCGAGCGAGGGGTCGAGCATCTGGGCGGCGGCCTGCCCCCCCAGGAGCGCCAGGCCTATGAGAAGGCCGGAGATGAAGGCCACCAGGAGGCGCGAGCAGATCGGCAGCCGGATCCGCCTCATGCCATAGGTGAGGCCCACCAGGAAGCCGTCGACACTCAAAACCGCAGCGAGCACGAGGAGATAGAGGCCTGCCACACTGGACCCCCCGTTTCACGGGTGATGCCCTGGTTCTCCGGTCATACCCACGGTATGGAGGGGAAAGGTTATCTGTGCCTGTCCCGAAGGGCTTTCTGGTCAGGGGGACGCCTTGCGTGGCACACCGCGGCGGGCAGGCCTCGCCATGGACTTGGGGGAGAGGTTGCTCTCCAGGACATCACCCAGGAAGGCCAGGCCCAAGACAACTGTGGACAGGAGCAGGCAAGGGGCCCAGAGCAGGAGAGGCCGGGTCCTCATGAAGGGCACCGCCTCCGCGATCATGGTGCCCCAGCTGGGGTATGAGGGGTGAGCAGCAAGGCCTAGGAAGCTGAGGCCAGCCTCGGCGGCCACCCACCACCCCAGGCTCGACGTAGCATACACCAGCAAGGGCCCCAGGGAATTGGGGAGGATATGGATGAGGATGATGCGAGCATCACTGGTGCCGGAGACCCTGGCCGCCATGACGAACTCCTGGCAGGAAAGGCGCAGGGCCTCCGACCTCGCAAGTCTTGAGGCACCCGCGAACCCGGCAAGGGTGAGGGCCAAGACCACCTTGGCAAGCCCCGGGCCGAAGGCGGACATCAAGGCGATGGCCAGGAGGATGTTGGGGAAGGCGGCGAACACCTCCATCACCCTCATGGCCACACCATCGATGGCCCCTCCGTAGTACCCTGAGGGCAGGCCTACCGCTGCTCCCACCAGTGATGAGAAGAGGGACACGAACACACCGACGGTCAGCGAGATACGGGAGCCCCACAAGAGCCTGGAGAGCGTGTCTCGCCCTAGGTGGTCCGTACCGAAGGGGTGGCGCGGGCCTGGCAATTCCAGTACAGAGGAGCGGTCCTGAAAGCCAGGGTCCCAGGGGGAGAGCACCGGCGCCAGGCAGGCCGCCATGACCACCAGGAGGATCACGCCCAGCGCCAACCTGCCATGAGGCGGTAGGAACCTCATGAAGGCCCACCCTCCCCTCTCCTCATCCTTGGGTCTATCATGGCGCATGCCACGTCGCTGGCGAGGTTGGCCAGGGTGTACACGGCGGTGAATAACAGGGTGACCGCCAGCATCACCGGGTGGTCCCGGGAGAGTACCGAGTTAACGGCGAAGGAGGCCATCCCGGGAACCCGGAAGACACGCTCAACAAAGAAGGTGCCAGCCATCAACGCCCCTGCCACGGTACCTGCCGCAGCGATCACGGGGGGCATGGCATTTGCCAGGGCGTGGCGCACGACAAGCCTGAGGGTAGGGGTGCCCCGGGCCCTGGCAGCGATGATGTAGTCCTGGGCCAGTACCTCCAGCACGGAGGACCGGGTGAGCCTGAGGAACAGCGCCGCAGGGTAGCCGGATAGCACCAGGCTGGCGAGCCACCGGTTTCCCAGAGGGCCAATCACGGGCGGCACCAGGTACAGGACGGCAAATGCAGCCACAAACACTGGGATCCCGCTGAGGAAGGAAGCGATGAAGATGAGCGCGCGGTCAAGCCAGGAACGGTGCATCACGGCGCACAAGCTACCCAGGGGCACGCCCACAAGCAGTGAAAGGACCAGAGCGACCCCACTGACCTGCGCCGTGGCTGGGATGGTGGGTTTGAGAAGCTCGCCAACCCTTACACCACGGTAGCGGTGGGAGTACCCGAAGTCTCCAGCCAGGGCCCTCTCGAGGTAGCCCCAGAACTGGGCCCAGAATCCCCGGTCCAGACCGTACTCCTTGCTCAAGCGCTCCACGGCCTCGGGGTCAGCCTTGGACCCCAGGACCAGCTTGACGGGGTCTCCCGGCGCCAGGTAACCCACTGCGAAGGTTAGGAAGCTCGCAGCCAGGAGCACGATGAGAGCCGCGGCCACCCTGCGCGCCAGGAACGATAGCATGGCTCACCAACTCACCACCGTTTATCGCTCTATGGTCACCCCGTCTAGGGGGAGAACCCCCATCATGTTGTGTCTCAGGCCCTTCACATAGGGCTTGACCAGCACAGTGGACCTCCCGTAGAACAAGGGGATCCAGGAGCAATCCTCCAGGGCTATGTCTTCAGCCCTCTCGTAGAGGGACAACCGCTCCTCCTCGTCTTGGGTCCGGGCAGCCTCCTCAAGGATGGAGTCCATCTCTGTGCTGGCGAAGCGGACCATGTTATATGGACTCTTGGAATGCCAAAGGCTGTTAATAAAGGCATCAGGGTCCAGGTAATCCGCCACCCAGCCCATGGTGACTATGGGGAGATCATACGCGTACAGTCTCTCCAGGAAGGCACCCATTTCAAGGAGCTCGACGCCCACAGGCATGCCCAGCCCCTCCTGAAGGGAATGGGCTATGTACTCAGCCATGACCTTGCCTTCCATGATGCTGGGAGCCGTGAACGTGAGTCTTGGCATGCTGGAGGGGTCCTCATACCCGGACTCCCAGAGGAGAGCCTTGGCCCTCTCCAGGTCCACCTCGAACCTGCGAGCCACATACCCAGGCATGCCCGGGGCGAACACGCCGGCCGCAGGTGCGCGTGTGCCAAGCCACACAACATCGCAGAGCTCCTCCCGGTCAAGGGCCAGCGATACCGCCTGGCGAACCCGGACGTCGCTGAAGGGCTCATACTTGCCCTTGTTGAGTCCCAACAGGAAGGTGGATGCCAGGGGGTATTCCTTCAGGTCCTTGCTGAGCTCAGTCTCTTCCCTGACCTGGACCACCTCGGCAGGCATCAAGTGTGTGTAGTCCAGCTCCCCCTGGGTGTACATGAACAGCGCCACACTGGGGTCCGTCACGACCACCATCTCCACCGTGTCCAGCGCTGGTCTTCCACCATAGTAGTCGTTAAAGGGGTTCAGGATGATGCGGTCACCGGGGCGCACCTCGTCCACGACAAAGGGACCGGCCCCCACCGGTTTGCCACTGGTCCAAGCCGGGAATGCCTCTCCCACCTCTTCACGGGGGACCACCCATCCCGCAGGCGTGGTCATCCTTGCCAGGAAGAAGGGCCGTGGCTCCGAGAGGGTGATCATTATTCTATGGGTATCGACAACACTGATGCCCCTGACATCCTCGGCCGTCCCCTCCAGGACCTCAGCGGCCCCGTCAATATCCAGGAGGAAGTGGGCAACGGGTGAACCCGCAGCCGGATCGAGGCAGCGCTTCATACTGAAGGCCACATCCTCCGCGGTTACCTCCCGGCCGTTATGGAACAGGACGCCCTTTCTCAGGTTGAAGGTGTAGACCGTGCCGTCAGGGGACACCTCCCAGTCTTCGGCCAGGTCACCTACTACCTTGCCCTTCTCGTCGGTAGTCAACAGGCCCGCAAATATGTTCATGCCCACCGTCCGTGAGACCTCATCGGCGATGAATGCCGGGTCAAGACTCTGTGGGTCACCTATGATGGGCACCCGGAAGACAGAGGGCTCCCCATCCTTGCCGGCAATCCCGGTACCAGGTGGCGCATTGGAGCATCCCAGGAATGTGCTTGACAGGAATAGCAGGATGACTGCGGGAATTAAATGCCGGAATTTCAACGATTAGTCCCCTCCCCTGGAACGTCTATGGCTTCTAACAGCGGCATTCCGTGATCTTGGCTGGGATACCTTTTCTACGCTGAGACTTTATTCCCTTCATTTCATATCGTACCAGTTAGGACCCTTCTTAATATCCACCTTCAGCGGGACGTCCAGGGGGTAGGCGTTCTCCATCTCCTCTCTCGCCAAGGCCTGGATCTCCTCCATTTCTTCCACGGGCACCTCGAATATGAGCTCATCGTGAACCTGGAGGATCATCCGGGCCTCGTGCCTACTCTCCCGGAGCCTGCGGTGGATCCTCAGCATTGCCAGCTTGATGATATCCGCGGCGGAACCCTGGATGGGTGTGTTGATGGCCGTCCTCTCCGCAAAGCCCCTCTGGGCGGGGTTTTTGCTGTTAATGTCTGGCACAAACCTCCGCCTCCCCAGGATGGTGGAGATATGTCCCCTCGCCCTCGCCTCGGCAATGATGTTGCTTATGAAGTACCTCACCCCATTGTAGCGCCGGAAGTATCCCTGGATGTACTGGCCTGCCTCAGCCTTGGAGACCCCTATGTCCCGGGAGAGACCGAAGTCACTTATCCCGTATACAATGCCGAAGTTCACCGCCTTGGCCCTGTCCCTCATCTCCGGGTTTACCTTCTTGGGGTCCACTCCGAACACCTCAGCGGCGGTCCTGGTATGGATGTCCTCTCCCCTGTGAAACGCCTCCATGAGCACGGGATCTCCCGACAGGTGGGCTAGGATCCTCAGCTCGATCTGGGAGTAGTCCCCAGAGAGCAGGAGGCATCCCTCCCGGGCACGGAACACCTGGCGGACCCTGCGCCCCAGGTCAAGCCTGATTGGGATGTTCTGCAGGTTGGGCTCGGCGCTGGATAGCCGGCCTGTGGCCGTTATGGTTTGGTGGAAGGTTGTGTGGATCCGTCCCGATCTGGGGTCTATGAAAGCCCTGAGTCCATCCAGGTACGTGCTCTTCAGTTTCACCATCTGCCTGTACTCCAGGACCCTGGCCGCCACATCACTATGGGAAGCCAATTGCCAAAGCACCTCCGCATCGGTGGAATAGCCGGTCTTGGTCTTCTTGACCACCGGGAGCCTCAGGCGCTCAAAGAGCACCTCCCCCAGCTGCCGGGTGGAGTTGATGTTGAACTTCACCCCGGTCATCCCGTGTATCTCAGCCTCCAGCTGGTGGATGCGGGATTCCAGATCCTTGGCCATCTCCTCCAGCTGCCCGGGGTCCACCTCAACACCTGCTATCTCCATGTCCGCCAGCACCTCGGTGAGGGGCAGTTCCAGGTCAGCGAAGAGCGAAGCCATACCCCCCCCTTCCAGGGCTTCCAGCATGATGGGCCTCATCCTCTGGAGGGCCAGGGCCACCTGGGCCATGTATGATGCGGCCTCCTGGGGAGGAACCTCCTCAAAGCCCTTCCTTGCCCTCCCTGAATCCTTGAGCCCTCCTGGAGGTGTAATCCCGCATCCCAGATGCTCCCTGGCGAGATCCTCCACCCTGTAGGAGGACCGGGAGGGGTCCAGGAGGTAGGCTGCCAGCTCAGCGTCGAACCTGAACCCCTGCGGTCTGACCCCCCGGGCCTTCAGGTAGACCAGCAAGGGCTTCAGCCTGTATCCATCCTTAAGGACGCTGCTGTCAGAGAACAGGGGGGACACAGCCCTGAGGATCTCGGTTTCGCCGAGGTCCCCTGGGACGTATACGCCCGTCCCGCCGGAGGGGAATACCCCAATGCCCAAGAGACCATGGCCCCCAGAGAACTCCGCCACCACCTGCACGGGGCCATCCCACGCCAGAGCAGTATCCCCAGGCTTGAAGACCTTGACAGGGGGAATGGCCAGTTCCGCACTGGCGGCAGGAGTCAAGTCCAGTTTTTCCATGAGGCTGCGGAACTCCAGTCGCTCAAAAATGGCCGCAAGGCACTCCCTGTCCAGGGGACGGCGCTCACAGTCATGCAGCCGGAATTCCAGGGGCACGTCCTTGACCAGCCTGGAAAGCTCCCGGCTCATGAGGGCCTGGTCTCTCCATTTTTCCAGGGAGCTCCTGAGCCTTTCCCCCTTGACCTTGTCCAGGTTAGCCAGGAGGTTCTCCAGGCTCCCGAATTCCCTCACCAGTTTGACTGCGGTCTTCTCGCCTATTCCCGGAACCCCCGGGATGTTGTCGCTGGTATCACCCATGAGACCCTTTACATCCACGAACTGGTGGGGTGCCAAGCCATACTCTTCCACCAGGTCCGCCTCCCCCACCAGCCTGGTCTCGCTTATGCCCTTCTTCGTGAGCATGCACTTGATGCCCG
This DNA window, taken from Bacillota bacterium, encodes the following:
- a CDS encoding peptide ABC transporter substrate-binding protein — its product is MKFRHLIPAVILLFLSSTFLGCSNAPPGTGIAGKDGEPSVFRVPIIGDPQSLDPAFIADEVSRTVGMNIFAGLLTTDEKGKVVGDLAEDWEVSPDGTVYTFNLRKGVLFHNGREVTAEDVAFSMKRCLDPAAGSPVAHFLLDIDGAAEVLEGTAEDVRGISVVDTHRIMITLSEPRPFFLARMTTPAGWVVPREEVGEAFPAWTSGKPVGAGPFVVDEVRPGDRIILNPFNDYYGGRPALDTVEMVVVTDPSVALFMYTQGELDYTHLMPAEVVQVREETELSKDLKEYPLASTFLLGLNKGKYEPFSDVRVRQAVSLALDREELCDVVWLGTRAPAAGVFAPGMPGYVARRFEVDLERAKALLWESGYEDPSSMPRLTFTAPSIMEGKVMAEYIAHSLQEGLGMPVGVELLEMGAFLERLYAYDLPIVTMGWVADYLDPDAFINSLWHSKSPYNMVRFASTEMDSILEEAARTQDEEERLSLYERAEDIALEDCSWIPLFYGRSTVLVKPYVKGLRHNMMGVLPLDGVTIER
- the polA gene encoding DNA polymerase I, producing MKRRLVLIDGNSLVNRAFFALPPFSTASGEPTNAVYGFVTMLLRLLEEENPDCVAVAFDRRTPTFRHEQYHSYKAHRTGMPDSLGVQIPVLKEVLAGFGIPIFEIDGYEADDVLATMASRAEGEGYESLIVTGDRDALQLVSPGIKCMLTKKGISETRLVGEADLVEEYGLAPHQFVDVKGLMGDTSDNIPGVPGIGEKTAVKLVREFGSLENLLANLDKVKGERLRSSLEKWRDQALMSRELSRLVKDVPLEFRLHDCERRPLDRECLAAIFERLEFRSLMEKLDLTPAASAELAIPPVKVFKPGDTALAWDGPVQVVAEFSGGHGLLGIGVFPSGGTGVYVPGDLGETEILRAVSPLFSDSSVLKDGYRLKPLLVYLKARGVRPQGFRFDAELAAYLLDPSRSSYRVEDLAREHLGCGITPPGGLKDSGRARKGFEEVPPQEAASYMAQVALALQRMRPIMLEALEGGGMASLFADLELPLTEVLADMEIAGVEVDPGQLEEMAKDLESRIHQLEAEIHGMTGVKFNINSTRQLGEVLFERLRLPVVKKTKTGYSTDAEVLWQLASHSDVAARVLEYRQMVKLKSTYLDGLRAFIDPRSGRIHTTFHQTITATGRLSSAEPNLQNIPIRLDLGRRVRQVFRAREGCLLLSGDYSQIELRILAHLSGDPVLMEAFHRGEDIHTRTAAEVFGVDPKKVNPEMRDRAKAVNFGIVYGISDFGLSRDIGVSKAEAGQYIQGYFRRYNGVRYFISNIIAEARARGHISTILGRRRFVPDINSKNPAQRGFAERTAINTPIQGSAADIIKLAMLRIHRRLRESRHEARMILQVHDELIFEVPVEEMEEIQALAREEMENAYPLDVPLKVDIKKGPNWYDMK
- a CDS encoding ABC transporter permease; the protein is MRFLPPHGRLALGVILLVVMAACLAPVLSPWDPGFQDRSSVLELPGPRHPFGTDHLGRDTLSRLLWGSRISLTVGVFVSLFSSLVGAAVGLPSGYYGGAIDGVAMRVMEVFAAFPNILLAIALMSAFGPGLAKVVLALTLAGFAGASRLARSEALRLSCQEFVMAARVSGTSDARIILIHILPNSLGPLLVYATSSLGWWVAAEAGLSFLGLAAHPSYPSWGTMIAEAVPFMRTRPLLLWAPCLLLSTVVLGLAFLGDVLESNLSPKSMARPARRGVPRKASP
- a CDS encoding ABC transporter permease, translated to MLSFLARRVAAALIVLLAASFLTFAVGYLAPGDPVKLVLGSKADPEAVERLSKEYGLDRGFWAQFWGYLERALAGDFGYSHRYRGVRVGELLKPTIPATAQVSGVALVLSLLVGVPLGSLCAVMHRSWLDRALIFIASFLSGIPVFVAAFAVLYLVPPVIGPLGNRWLASLVLSGYPAALFLRLTRSSVLEVLAQDYIIAARARGTPTLRLVVRHALANAMPPVIAAAGTVAGALMAGTFFVERVFRVPGMASFAVNSVLSRDHPVMLAVTLLFTAVYTLANLASDVACAMIDPRMRRGEGGPS
- the ytaF gene encoding sporulation membrane protein YtaF, producing MAGLYLLVLAAVLSVDGFLVGLTYGMRRIRLPICSRLLVAFISGLLIGLALLGGQAAAQMLDPSLASGLGGTLLVVVGVWTTATAWSSRGNGDSLPYLEVHLPRFGLVIAVLREPVTADLDHSGSINLGEAGVLGVALALDAFGVGFGAGMAGAPVVWLPVLTALGMYLCLGLGFLLGARGSRIPASRGLGLAPGGIIAILGAMKILGALPQ